The following coding sequences are from one Granulicella sp. L56 window:
- a CDS encoding sugar phosphate isomerase/epimerase codes for MKLGVFTPLLAQLPLEAVLSKLKSLGISTVELGTGNYPGDAHCKLSMLEDASALKEFQRKLEDNGFSISALSCHGNALHPDKALAKQAQEVSRKTILLAEKLGVSTVVDFSGCPGNSHEATAPNWVTCPWPPEYLQILDWQWKEVVEPYWVKHAAFAEQHGVKIAIEMHPGFVVYSPETMLRLRSIAGPSIGCNYDPSHMFWQSIDPIAAIRVLGDAIFHVHAKDTQMYSTNLPKTGVLDTKPYTDELNRGWIFRTCGFGHGAEWWKEFVSTLRMYGYDNVLSIEHEDSLLSSEEGLTKAARFLDEIVLKEKPTAPWWA; via the coding sequence ATGAAACTTGGAGTCTTCACGCCGCTATTGGCTCAACTCCCCCTCGAAGCCGTTCTCAGCAAGTTGAAGTCTCTCGGCATCAGCACCGTAGAGCTGGGAACAGGGAACTACCCGGGCGATGCTCATTGCAAGCTCTCGATGTTGGAAGATGCTTCAGCGCTGAAGGAGTTTCAGCGAAAGCTGGAGGACAACGGATTCAGCATCAGTGCACTGAGCTGCCACGGAAATGCGCTGCATCCCGATAAGGCGCTTGCAAAACAAGCGCAAGAGGTTAGTCGGAAGACGATTCTTTTAGCTGAAAAACTTGGTGTATCGACGGTTGTCGATTTTTCAGGGTGCCCTGGAAACTCTCATGAGGCGACAGCGCCCAACTGGGTCACCTGCCCGTGGCCACCGGAGTATCTCCAGATTCTTGACTGGCAATGGAAGGAAGTTGTTGAGCCGTACTGGGTCAAACATGCAGCGTTTGCCGAGCAGCATGGAGTGAAGATCGCAATTGAGATGCACCCGGGGTTTGTTGTCTATAGCCCGGAGACGATGTTGCGGCTGCGCTCGATTGCAGGGCCCTCTATCGGATGCAACTATGACCCCAGCCATATGTTCTGGCAGTCGATTGACCCCATTGCGGCAATCCGCGTTCTTGGCGATGCCATCTTCCACGTACATGCCAAAGATACGCAGATGTATTCAACGAATCTGCCAAAGACCGGTGTCCTCGATACCAAGCCTTACACCGACGAACTGAACCGAGGATGGATCTTCCGCACCTGCGGTTTTGGTCACGGAGCGGAGTGGTGGAAAGAGTTCGTCTCTACGCTCAGGATGTACGGATACGACAATGTGCTCTCGATCGAGCACGAGGATAGCCTTCTTTCATCAGAAGAAGGACTCACAAAAGCTGCGCGCTTTCTCGACGAGATTGTGCTGAAAGAAAAGCCGACTGCCCCATGGTGGGCATGA
- a CDS encoding Gfo/Idh/MocA family protein — protein MRTIGMGLVGPGFIAAHHIDAVRRLGDVEVVAIAGSSEQSAKRKAQEYKVDRAYGDYKALIADPEIAVVHNTTPNHLHFPVTMAALEAGKHVISDKPLALNVDEALRLRDAALAAGVAHVVTFNYRGNPLVQQARSMVASGESGGVNFVHGYYLQDWMTDPNVYSWRSDPAKGGASSALGDIGSHWCDLAEHMSGVKIDSVLADLTTVVPIRFSAGASAEAFSLNQSGDRTPINVQSEDLASVLLRFSNGAKGVLSVGQVLPGHKNDLQLEVNGRKLSLKWRQEEQNELWIGRHDRPNEMMAKDPSLVSPDVRRYVHLPGGHQESWTDAFWNLIRDAYHWIREGAAPAAKPEMLPTFEDGYRSACVIDAMLKSHAAGGVWQKVHYIAAGEK, from the coding sequence ATGAGAACAATTGGAATGGGCCTGGTTGGGCCCGGATTTATAGCGGCGCACCACATCGATGCGGTGAGAAGACTGGGAGACGTTGAGGTGGTCGCCATTGCCGGCTCATCGGAGCAGTCGGCAAAGCGCAAGGCACAGGAATATAAAGTTGACCGCGCCTATGGAGATTACAAGGCACTGATCGCCGACCCGGAGATCGCCGTCGTCCATAACACCACGCCCAATCACCTGCACTTTCCTGTGACGATGGCGGCGCTGGAAGCGGGCAAGCACGTTATCTCCGACAAGCCGTTAGCACTGAATGTTGACGAAGCGCTTAGATTGCGTGATGCTGCCCTGGCCGCCGGGGTGGCGCATGTGGTCACCTTCAACTATCGGGGAAACCCTCTCGTCCAACAGGCGCGATCCATGGTCGCAAGCGGCGAGTCGGGGGGCGTCAACTTTGTCCATGGCTACTATCTTCAGGACTGGATGACCGATCCAAATGTCTACTCCTGGAGATCCGATCCGGCGAAAGGTGGAGCAAGTTCGGCGCTTGGAGATATAGGCTCCCATTGGTGCGATCTTGCCGAGCATATGTCCGGGGTCAAGATAGATTCCGTTCTCGCCGATCTGACCACCGTCGTTCCGATCCGCTTCTCCGCGGGAGCATCTGCTGAGGCGTTCTCCCTGAATCAATCCGGCGATCGCACCCCCATCAATGTGCAGAGCGAAGATCTGGCAAGCGTGCTGCTTCGATTCAGTAATGGAGCCAAAGGTGTCCTTTCAGTTGGCCAGGTACTTCCGGGACATAAAAACGATTTGCAACTTGAAGTGAACGGACGAAAGTTATCTTTGAAGTGGCGGCAGGAAGAGCAAAACGAGCTTTGGATCGGGCGGCATGACCGGCCGAATGAGATGATGGCAAAAGATCCTTCGCTCGTCTCACCAGATGTTCGCCGCTACGTTCATCTGCCTGGCGGGCATCAGGAATCATGGACAGACGCATTCTGGAATCTCATTCGCGATGCATACCACTGGATTCGCGAGGGCGCGGCTCCGGCGGCGAAGCCGGAGATGCTGCCGACCTTTGAGGATGGGTACAGATCGGCGTGCGTCATTGATGCGATGCTCAAGAGCCATGCAGCCGGTGGGGTATGGCAGAAGGTCCACTACATCGCCGCTGGAGAAAAATAG